DNA from Aggregatimonas sangjinii:
TTCGTTTTTACAAGCGGGACGGGATGACCCGGATGCGGGATTACGAATTTTTCGACACTCATATCGTAAGCTACCAGCGCAATTTCGAGGGCTATTATGGCAAGGTCACTACGGACCATTACGTGCTTTCGCCGGGTATTTTACGAATCGGGGATATGGTATTGGAAAAGTGGTGGAAAGTCTCGGACTTGGCGGTCAAGGATGCGCCGGCGCCACCTCCCGAACCTAAAAAGAAGCCCGTAGTCAAAGATTATTTTATCACCGACAAGGATGGGAACCGCATCGAAGAGACTAAGATAGGAGAGATGATTACCTTGAACATAAGCACACAGGATATGATTGGTGAGACGATGACGATAAATCTAAGCGACCCGACAGCCGATTTTATGTATAATGGAATGGTACTGGAAGACGATACCTTAAAAGATTTGATGGTAACTAAGAATATGGAAAAAATTAAGTTGAAAGTAGTGGAACCGCAACCCAAAGAATGATGGAAAATTCGTTTAAATTGGAAGTTGCTGGGCAAACCAAGACCTTAAGCGTTACCGTGGTACCGGAACCGAAGGTATTAGTCCATTTTAGACCCAATAGCCAATGGAAGGGTGAATTTGGTTTCGATTGGATACGAATGAAGGACACTTCTTTATTCGGGGACAATATCTATGAGGATATCGTTAGCAAGCAATATTCGGATAGTAAACATACCAAATTGGAGAAAGATAGTAATGAAAGCAAGGGCTTTTTTAAAAAGAACGAAAAACTTTTTAAATCCTTAACGAAAAAGTATGATACTTTCTCGGCTCCTTGGGCCATAAAAAATAAAAAAGGAGAAACAATCCCAGAGGATGTTAATGTTCCATGGTTGTCACTTGCTAAAGGAAAAGAGGCTAAACTGACTTTAATGCTGGAAATCGAGGAGGAGGCCGATTACTTGGAATTCGAGGATAATGAACATTTTGAAATCACGCCTAAAGTAACGGATATAAGTGGAAAAAAGGGCAAGTTGGAACTGAAGGATAGCCTAACGGTCAAGTGCATCAAAGAATTCGGTAGCGATCAATTGTTAACGGTGAAGTCGTATAAAAAGATGCCCTCTACAGGAGAACTGTTGGATCAGGAAGCGGGAAAATTGAAATCTTGGGCGAACGATGCCGCCAAACAGAAAAAGAAGAAGGTGGTGTTCGTAGAAGTAAAGACACCTCCGATTTCCCAAAAGAAAGAACAAAAAGCTGATGCAACCAATGAAAAGAACCGCATCAATAAATACCTGAACCAGGCCTTTATCGCATTGGACAAGGACTCGGATATCGTCGAATTGGATATCACGACGGATGCTGATTTTTTGAAATTCGTCACATCTAAAAGCATTGACTACAACAACACCACGGATAAGGAAAAATTGCATGATTTTTTAAAGGAAAAACTGAAAAAAGATTTCAAGGATGGTTATAAAGACCATTTTAAGGCTTTTTATTTTGCGGAACCTGGCGGTACATCCGGTGGTTTAAGTGGCTATTCCCAACCGGGAGCAGGGTATGTCGTGGTATTCAAATCGGCCAACGAACAAACCGCTTCACACGAATTTTTACACGCTTTGCATCTAGCACATTCCTTTGCCAATAGCGAAGCGGACAAAAATGCCGAATTTACCTATGCGTATACAAAGACGGATAATTTATTGGACTATAGCCACCATCTTCCCGGGCATAAAAATGACCGATGTAGTCTATGGTACTGGCAGTGGGTCAAGGCGAACAATTCAATTACATAAGACGGCTATGAAAAAGTATATAGCTCCCTTAATCCTACTGATTTTATTGGTACAAGGTTGCCGATCACAAAAAAATAAAAATCAAGAAATTATGGTTCCGGAAGTAAATAATCAATTTGAAAAATTCGATATAGAGACGTTTAATGCCGAAAGCATCAGAGGTAAGCGCATCGAAACGTCAGCGGAGTTTTATATAGAGGAAGACACTCAATCTTTTGGATATGCCAGGCAAATATTTCCGCACCAATCCTATTTTTCCGTTCTCAAGTTATACTATAAAAATAGTTTTATTAAAGAAAAGGGCTTCTCTTTCAATAATGGCTCCGAGATAGGGGAATGGTATACTTTCGATGAATCGGGTAAACTCACAGGGAGTACCAATACAGACGAAAATTACGCCTTCGGGTATTTACAACTCATCGAATATTGTGAACAACATAAGATCAACCTTCAAAAAGGTCATGCCGACAGTGGTTTTCAAACGAGCGTTTATAAGGAAAAGGACGAGAAGGGTACGAACATCTGGGTCATTACGCACCAAATTGCCGGCGATCGGTTAGAGCGGATTACCCTTGATGGAGGAACCGGAAAAGTGCTTGAAACAGAAGCGATAGAGTTCATCAATCACTGATGGACGATGCTTTCGGATTAAGTGTGATCATACCATTAGGGAACCGCTAGAAGACTTGACAAGGGCATTCAATTATCAACTAACGAGACTTTTGTTCACCAACCCGAGATCATCATCGATCAAATGCCCTACTTTGGGCTTGTTTTGTTTTACGGTTTCCAGGTGTGAAACGATTTCCTCGGCAAAGTCCGTATCGCCGTTTAGTTTGGCCAATTCATATAATTCTACCGATAGCAACCAATCTTCAGGAAAGTCGTTTTTAATGACATCAAAGACCTTATGCCGCGAGATAGTAGTACCCGTGCCCTCCCTAAAATCGCGAATCTGGGCGTAGTACCGTTCCAATTTCTGGCGCTCTTTATTTTCTTTTGGCTTAGTGGTCGTCGAGGAAATTTTATGGTGCACCAAATCAAAACTGTTGAGGTCGGCCGGGCCGTTGAAGGCCGACACGATTCGTTCCCCTACGGCCATGTTGTATAGCCGTTCGTCTGATTTGAAGAGCACTTTTTTCCCATGGTGTACGATGCAATTCTTAAAAGTGATCAAAATGATCTCGCCTTTGAGGTTACGGGTTCCGGTGATGATTTCCCCAGCTATTTTTACATTGCCCTCAAATTCCAGTGTAATGGTCTGCCCTTCAAAAATGTTATAGGCTTTCAAGTCCATCGGGCTCATATCCTCAATGGCTAAATTGATGCCTTTTAGCTTGCCCATAGGGGAGCCAAAACCATCGGCATGGTGCTGTATGCTATGGCCGACCAATTCTTTTTCACGATAGGAAAGTGCCGTAGGACCGATACTTTGAAAGAATACGCATTTGCCTTCGTGAGCGATAACGCTATGGAAATTACCTGAAACTTGCAGCCCGGTACTCAACTCTATGGTTCCCAATTCTTTGGAATCGATAAGTTTTTGAATACCCGAAAGTCCGCCTTTTCGAATGGCCATGGTATTAGCGAATTCCTCTAGCACTTTACTCAAGTGGGCAAAGTCGGGTGTTACGAACAATTGGGGTTGGGGTTGGGTAATATCGAAAGGGGTGGTGGCCGCCTCTATGGAATAGGGTATTTTTATTACCTTATCGGTCATGCACCAAGCACTTTCCCCAATCGAGGAAAGTAGGCCGGCACCGTAGATCTTGGGGTTTTCCAAAGTGCCGATCAGGCCGTATTCAACCGTCCACCAATGCAGGTTTCTGATGAGGGC
Protein-coding regions in this window:
- the tssD gene encoding type VI secretion system tube protein TssD; amino-acid sequence: MSFLAKLFINRRVINVLDTNIRFYQQVNPDNFKPAALPMGGVFNLTIEADGNTDLLGLALSPDTMCEGYIRFYKRDGMTRMRDYEFFDTHIVSYQRNFEGYYGKVTTDHYVLSPGILRIGDMVLEKWWKVSDLAVKDAPAPPPEPKKKPVVKDYFITDKDGNRIEETKIGEMITLNISTQDMIGETMTINLSDPTADFMYNGMVLEDDTLKDLMVTKNMEKIKLKVVEPQPKE
- a CDS encoding aromatic amino acid hydroxylase — protein: MQYESNAILDKLPRHLKQFIKPQNYDDYTAIDQAVWRYVMRKNVDYLSKVAHKSYLDGLQKTGISIDHIPNMYGMNRILKEIGWAAVAVDGFIPPSAFMEFQAYNVLVIASDIRQLEHIEYTPAPDIIHEGAGHAPIIANPEYAEYLRRFGEIGCKAISNAKDYELYEAVRHLSIIKEAEGTPQEHIDTAEEHIAELQRNMGEPSEIALIRNLHWWTVEYGLIGTLENPKIYGAGLLSSIGESAWCMTDKVIKIPYSIEAATTPFDITQPQPQLFVTPDFAHLSKVLEEFANTMAIRKGGLSGIQKLIDSKELGTIELSTGLQVSGNFHSVIAHEGKCVFFQSIGPTALSYREKELVGHSIQHHADGFGSPMGKLKGINLAIEDMSPMDLKAYNIFEGQTITLEFEGNVKIAGEIITGTRNLKGEIILITFKNCIVHHGKKVLFKSDERLYNMAVGERIVSAFNGPADLNSFDLVHHKISSTTTKPKENKERQKLERYYAQIRDFREGTGTTISRHKVFDVIKNDFPEDWLLSVELYELAKLNGDTDFAEEIVSHLETVKQNKPKVGHLIDDDLGLVNKSLVS